One part of the Anaerolineales bacterium genome encodes these proteins:
- the groL gene encoding chaperonin GroEL (60 kDa chaperone family; promotes refolding of misfolded polypeptides especially under stressful conditions; forms two stacked rings of heptamers to form a barrel-shaped 14mer; ends can be capped by GroES; misfolded proteins enter the barrel where they are refolded when GroES binds) — MAKQLVFSEEARRHLLRGVDAVAEAVVTTLGPKGRNVALDRKFGAPTITHDGVTVAKEIELENPFENMGAQLLKEAASKTNDIAGDGTTTSTLLAHAIVTDGMKNLAAGANPMLLKRGIEAATKAVSDEIKKQAIELKTKDDIANVASVSAQDREIGTLISDVFDKVGNDGVITVEDSQGLQFETEYVEGMQFDRGYLSAYFVTNPENMEAVIEDAQLLIYDKKISAAQDMVPLLEKLVQTGKRNLVIIAEDIDGEALATLVLNKLRGMLNVLAVKAPGFGDRRKAMLQDIAVLTGASVISEEIGRKLESATLEDLGQAEKVVSDKDNTTVIGGKGDEKAIKGRIEEIRVEKENSTSDYDKEKLDERLAKLSGGVAIIRVGAATETELKEKKHRVEDAVSATRAAIEEGIVPGGGVALLNARSVLDKLKVAGEDEKVGVAIVRRALEQPMRRIAQNAGQDGSVIVDGVLRKHTELKKNTIGYDVLAEDFVDMVEKGWIDPAKVTRGALENAASIAAMILTTEALITDKPEEHPAPAPGGGHMPEY; from the coding sequence ATGGCAAAGCAACTCGTCTTTTCTGAAGAAGCACGCCGCCACTTGCTGCGCGGTGTGGACGCGGTCGCCGAAGCTGTGGTGACCACGCTCGGCCCCAAGGGCCGCAACGTGGCCTTGGACCGCAAGTTCGGCGCCCCAACCATCACCCATGACGGTGTCACCGTCGCCAAAGAGATCGAGCTGGAAAACCCGTTCGAGAACATGGGCGCCCAGCTGCTCAAGGAAGCCGCTTCCAAGACCAATGACATCGCCGGTGACGGCACCACCACCAGCACCCTGCTGGCTCACGCCATCGTCACCGATGGCATGAAGAACCTGGCCGCCGGCGCCAATCCGATGCTGCTCAAGCGCGGCATCGAGGCCGCCACCAAGGCCGTCTCCGATGAGATCAAGAAACAGGCCATCGAGCTCAAGACCAAGGATGACATTGCCAACGTGGCTTCTGTCTCCGCCCAGGATCGTGAGATTGGTACCCTGATCTCTGACGTGTTCGACAAGGTCGGCAACGACGGCGTCATCACCGTTGAAGACTCTCAGGGTCTGCAGTTCGAGACCGAGTACGTGGAAGGTATGCAGTTCGACCGCGGTTACCTCTCGGCTTACTTCGTCACCAATCCGGAGAACATGGAAGCCGTGATCGAGGACGCTCAGCTGCTGATCTACGACAAGAAGATCAGCGCCGCCCAGGACATGGTTCCCCTGCTGGAGAAGCTCGTCCAGACCGGCAAGCGCAACCTGGTCATCATCGCCGAAGACATTGACGGCGAAGCTCTGGCCACCTTGGTGCTCAACAAACTGCGCGGCATGCTCAACGTGCTGGCCGTCAAAGCCCCCGGCTTTGGCGACCGCCGCAAGGCCATGCTGCAGGACATCGCCGTCCTGACCGGCGCCAGCGTCATCTCTGAGGAGATCGGCCGCAAGCTGGAATCCGCCACCCTCGAAGATCTGGGTCAGGCTGAGAAGGTCGTTTCTGACAAGGACAACACCACCGTCATTGGCGGCAAGGGTGACGAGAAGGCCATCAAGGGCCGCATCGAAGAGATCCGCGTCGAGAAGGAAAACAGCACCAGCGACTACGACAAAGAGAAGCTGGACGAGCGTCTGGCCAAGCTCTCCGGCGGTGTAGCCATCATCCGTGTTGGCGCCGCCACCGAGACTGAGCTGAAGGAAAAGAAGCACCGCGTCGAAGACGCCGTCTCCGCCACCCGCGCCGCCATTGAAGAAGGCATCGTGCCTGGCGGCGGCGTGGCTCTGCTCAACGCCCGCTCCGTGCTCGACAAGCTGAAGGTTGCCGGCGAGGACGAGAAGGTCGGCGTCGCCATCGTGCGCCGCGCCCTCGAGCAGCCCATGCGCCGCATCGCCCAGAACGCCGGCCAGGATGGCTCGGTGATCGTGGATGGCGTGCTGCGCAAGCACACCGAGTTGAAGAAGAACACCATCGGTTACGACGTGCTGGCTGAAGACTTTGTGGACATGGTAGAGAAGGGTTGGATCGACCCCGCCAAGGTGACCCGCGGCGCGCTCGAGAATGCCGCTTCGATCGCTGCCATGATCCTCACCACTGAGGCCCTCATCACCGACAAGCCTGAAGAGCATCCGGCCCCCGCCCCTGGCGGCGGCCACATGCCCGAATACTAA
- the groES gene encoding co-chaperone GroES encodes MAQNLKPLADRVLVEPIEDEEITPGGIVLPETAKEKPQRGKILAAGPGGRDDDGKVIAMEVAVGDIVLFAKYAGTEIKVEGKKLMILRQSDLLAIVG; translated from the coding sequence ATGGCTCAGAATCTCAAACCGCTCGCTGACCGCGTCTTGGTGGAGCCCATTGAGGACGAGGAGATCACTCCAGGCGGCATTGTGCTGCCCGAAACCGCCAAAGAAAAGCCCCAGCGTGGCAAGATCCTTGCTGCTGGCCCGGGCGGGCGTGATGATGATGGCAAGGTCATCGCCATGGAAGTAGCTGTTGGCGACATCGTGCTGTTTGCTAAATATGCTGGCACGGAGATCAAGGTGGAAGGCAAGAAGCTCATGATCTTGCGCCAGTCTGACCTGCTGGCCATCGTTGGCTAA
- a CDS encoding tetratricopeptide repeat protein: MRVTNRRYLFRDPGRQSNPWRLLLWGTLILAGISTLRGISAGTIEPLFLPTATATRSATSYREEGTAFFNAGNLDAAIAAYQDALAVNPSDYVGWTELARIQTYSASLLTQDRRRTRMAEARQSIDTAVTLAPQDSMANAVKAFVYNWSGSSATNAAERQAFVSEASTAAILAVQLDNRNVLAQAYQAEILVDQQQYDQAQQRAQLAISLDPNSLDTRRVYAYVLEASGAYSAAIEQYQLAAELAPNLTFLYISIGQNYRQLGLHDQALEYFDRAATINNVLGISDPLPYIAIARTYSRDGEFYAAALNAERAIEIDPTNPDWYGQLGIVRFRSRNYEGSIPVLICAVQGCSAEENTEEDVAVIGMTLNDTTLPYYYTLGSVLSALDQCPQAFPVLEALRASYPTDPVVMGIVDESFQVCANLAARAGQSSPTPAAPIATPDP, translated from the coding sequence ATGCGCGTCACCAACCGGCGCTATCTGTTCCGTGACCCCGGCCGGCAATCCAATCCCTGGCGCCTGCTCTTGTGGGGCACACTGATCCTGGCTGGCATCAGCACGTTGCGCGGCATCAGCGCCGGGACCATCGAGCCGCTCTTCCTGCCCACCGCCACCGCCACGCGCAGCGCCACCTCTTACCGTGAGGAGGGTACCGCCTTCTTCAACGCCGGCAACCTGGATGCCGCCATCGCCGCCTATCAGGACGCGCTGGCGGTCAACCCCAGCGATTACGTCGGTTGGACCGAGCTGGCCCGCATCCAAACCTATTCCGCCAGTCTGCTCACCCAGGACCGACGCCGCACCCGCATGGCCGAGGCGCGCCAGAGCATTGACACGGCCGTCACGCTGGCCCCGCAAGACAGCATGGCCAATGCCGTTAAAGCCTTCGTATACAACTGGAGCGGCAGCTCGGCCACCAACGCCGCCGAACGCCAGGCCTTCGTCTCCGAGGCCAGCACCGCCGCCATCCTCGCCGTGCAGCTCGACAACCGCAATGTGCTGGCCCAGGCCTACCAGGCCGAGATCCTGGTAGACCAGCAGCAATATGACCAGGCCCAACAGCGCGCCCAGTTGGCTATCTCCCTTGACCCCAATTCGCTGGATACCCGCCGCGTGTACGCCTATGTGCTCGAAGCCAGCGGAGCGTACTCTGCCGCCATCGAGCAATACCAGTTGGCCGCCGAGCTGGCCCCCAACCTCACCTTCCTCTACATCTCGATCGGCCAGAACTACCGCCAACTTGGCCTGCACGACCAGGCGCTGGAGTATTTCGACCGCGCCGCCACGATCAACAATGTGCTCGGCATCAGCGATCCGCTGCCCTATATCGCTATCGCCCGCACGTATTCGCGTGATGGTGAGTTCTACGCCGCAGCGCTCAACGCAGAGCGCGCCATTGAGATCGACCCCACCAACCCGGATTGGTACGGCCAACTGGGCATCGTGCGTTTCCGCTCACGCAATTACGAAGGCTCCATTCCGGTTCTTATCTGTGCCGTGCAAGGCTGCTCGGCCGAGGAGAACACCGAAGAGGATGTAGCCGTCATCGGCATGACCCTCAACGATACAACTTTGCCGTATTACTACACCCTCGGCTCGGTGCTGTCGGCTCTCGACCAGTGCCCACAGGCTTTCCCGGTGCTCGAGGCGCTGCGCGCCTCGTACCCTACCGATCCGGTGGTAATGGGTATTGTGGATGAGAGCTTCCAGGTGTGCGCCAATCTCGCAGCCCGCGCGGGTCAGTCCAGCCCCACACCGGCTGCACCCATCGCCACGCCAGACCCATAG
- a CDS encoding tetratricopeptide repeat protein, whose translation MYLRGSRWHMQRQRKKRRSNPAFIGLLVMLIAAGIYFNNYVIPTIPLPSAPTPTPTRDPESFISAAKTAFNEGNLLNSIESYQQAIMLSPGNPAIYLELARVQVLSGRYEAAQTSASNALLLSPDNPTGHAILGWTLNYLGDRSSAEAALQRALQLDPNSALAHAFYAEYLADMQEYVQAGEESRIALELDNTLLEVRRARGYVLETTANYEEAAFEYQQAMAINDRIAGLHLALGRTYRALERYDDAIEQFVIADSLNPADPIPNTQIGLIYITTGEFGRAVQAMLQAVSEDPGNPIRHGNLGVAYYRNRQPVEAIDAFTLAIRGGMTENGVAVQGLPLEYGQVAAFYYMYGLSLAREGRCPEALPIAQGLIAAVPEDLIAVSNANEMISICSGGGG comes from the coding sequence ATGTATCTGAGAGGTTCACGCTGGCATATGCAGCGCCAGCGCAAAAAGCGCCGCTCCAACCCGGCGTTCATTGGTTTGCTGGTCATGCTTATCGCAGCCGGCATTTACTTCAATAACTACGTTATTCCCACCATCCCGCTGCCCAGCGCGCCTACGCCCACACCTACGCGCGACCCTGAGTCCTTCATCTCCGCCGCCAAGACCGCCTTCAACGAAGGCAATCTGCTGAACTCCATCGAGAGCTACCAGCAGGCCATCATGCTCTCGCCGGGCAACCCCGCCATCTATCTGGAGCTTGCCCGCGTGCAGGTGCTCTCCGGCCGCTACGAGGCCGCCCAGACATCCGCCTCCAATGCCCTCCTGCTCAGCCCGGATAACCCCACCGGTCATGCCATCCTGGGCTGGACGCTGAACTATCTGGGCGACCGCAGCAGTGCCGAAGCTGCCCTCCAGCGCGCCCTCCAGCTCGACCCGAACAGCGCGCTGGCACACGCCTTCTACGCCGAGTACCTGGCCGATATGCAGGAATATGTTCAAGCCGGCGAAGAATCGCGCATTGCCCTTGAGCTGGATAACACCCTGCTGGAAGTACGCCGCGCCCGCGGCTATGTTCTCGAGACCACCGCCAATTACGAAGAGGCCGCCTTCGAATACCAGCAGGCCATGGCCATCAATGACCGCATCGCCGGTCTGCACCTGGCCCTCGGCCGCACCTACCGCGCCTTGGAGCGTTACGACGATGCCATCGAGCAGTTCGTCATCGCCGATTCGCTCAACCCCGCTGACCCCATCCCCAATACCCAGATCGGCCTCATCTACATCACCACCGGTGAGTTTGGCCGCGCTGTGCAGGCAATGCTGCAAGCGGTCAGCGAAGACCCGGGCAACCCCATCCGCCACGGCAATCTTGGCGTCGCCTACTATCGCAACCGCCAGCCGGTGGAAGCCATCGACGCCTTCACACTCGCCATTCGCGGCGGCATGACCGAGAACGGCGTCGCCGTTCAAGGTCTGCCGCTGGAATACGGCCAGGTGGCTGCCTTCTATTACATGTACGGCCTCTCGCTGGCGCGTGAAGGCCGCTGTCCCGAGGCCCTGCCCATTGCCCAGGGCCTCATCGCCGCCGTGCCTGAAGACCTGATTGCAGTCTCCAACGCCAACGAGATGATCTCAATCTGCTCTGGCGGGGGCGGATAG
- the trmD gene encoding tRNA (guanosine(37)-N1)-methyltransferase TrmD — MQIDVFTLFPELFPVYLDASILGRAQQAGLLGVGVHNIRSYATDKHQVTDDTPFGGGGGMVMKPEPIFAAVEAVLGAPPAGPVILLSPQGRVFTQAVAQELAQHPRLALICGRYEGVDERVRQHLATDEISIGDFVLTGGELPALILIDAVARNLAGVLGQVDGALTDSHATGLLEGPHYTRPAEFRGWGVPPALLSGDHARIARWRRQQALRRTAERRPDLLDKASLSDEDRKLLEDSEK, encoded by the coding sequence GTGCAAATAGACGTCTTCACCCTCTTCCCCGAACTCTTTCCCGTCTACCTCGATGCCAGCATCCTCGGCCGCGCCCAGCAGGCCGGCCTGCTGGGCGTCGGCGTCCACAACATTCGCAGCTACGCCACCGACAAGCATCAGGTCACCGACGACACGCCCTTCGGCGGGGGCGGGGGCATGGTGATGAAGCCTGAGCCCATCTTCGCCGCGGTCGAGGCGGTCCTCGGTGCGCCGCCCGCTGGGCCCGTCATCCTGCTCAGCCCGCAGGGCCGCGTCTTCACCCAGGCCGTGGCGCAGGAGCTGGCCCAACACCCCCGCCTGGCGCTGATCTGCGGCCGCTACGAAGGCGTGGACGAGCGCGTCCGCCAGCACCTGGCCACCGACGAGATCTCCATCGGTGATTTTGTGCTCACCGGTGGCGAGCTGCCCGCCCTCATCCTCATCGATGCGGTGGCCCGCAATCTCGCTGGCGTGCTCGGCCAGGTGGATGGTGCCCTCACCGATTCGCACGCCACCGGCCTGCTCGAAGGCCCGCACTACACCCGCCCCGCCGAGTTCCGCGGCTGGGGTGTGCCGCCCGCGCTGCTCTCAGGCGACCATGCCCGCATTGCCCGCTGGCGTCGCCAGCAGGCCCTGCGCCGCACCGCCGAGCGCCGCCCGGATCTTCTGGATAAAGCCAGTCTGAGCGACGAAGACCGCAAGTTGCTTGAAGACAGTGAGAAGTGA
- the prmA gene encoding 50S ribosomal protein L11 methyltransferase, translating to MPASWLRIALEVEPELAEAVSEVLARHIPGGVVIESTAIQADAEDEGTVIGNLRVLGYIPHDAQLEQRRTQIEQDLRYLALIQPIPAPAYEPVQEQNWMEAWKQHYKPLTIGERLHVVPAWYAETDAPAEGGRIRVRIEPGMAFGTGVHPTTQLCLLLVEQHVQPGNSVLDIGCGSAILAIAAMKLGAAQAVAVDIDVQALDNARLNAELNDVQVEIGPGSVAEVLAGEYSLQQADVVLANILAPVLVRLLAAGLARLVAPGGVLVLSGILNEQEPELRTALSAAGFAILAEQRSGDWLALAAKHV from the coding sequence ATGCCCGCCTCCTGGTTGCGCATTGCCCTTGAAGTTGAGCCTGAGCTAGCCGAAGCCGTCTCCGAAGTCTTGGCGCGCCACATCCCCGGCGGGGTGGTGATCGAGAGCACCGCCATCCAGGCCGATGCCGAGGACGAAGGTACTGTGATCGGCAACCTGCGCGTGCTGGGCTACATCCCGCACGACGCCCAGCTGGAGCAGCGCCGCACGCAGATCGAGCAAGACTTGCGTTACCTCGCCCTCATCCAGCCCATCCCCGCGCCGGCCTACGAGCCGGTGCAGGAGCAGAACTGGATGGAGGCCTGGAAGCAGCACTACAAGCCGCTCACCATCGGTGAGCGGCTGCACGTCGTGCCGGCCTGGTACGCGGAAACGGATGCGCCCGCCGAGGGCGGCCGCATCCGTGTGCGCATAGAACCCGGCATGGCCTTCGGCACTGGCGTGCACCCCACCACCCAGCTCTGCCTGCTGCTGGTCGAGCAGCATGTCCAGCCGGGCAATTCAGTCTTAGATATTGGCTGCGGCTCGGCCATTCTGGCCATCGCCGCCATGAAGCTCGGCGCGGCCCAGGCCGTGGCCGTCGATATTGACGTCCAGGCGCTCGACAACGCCCGCTTGAACGCCGAGCTGAACGATGTCCAGGTCGAGATTGGCCCCGGTTCCGTGGCCGAAGTGCTGGCCGGCGAATACAGCCTGCAGCAGGCGGATGTGGTGCTGGCAAACATCCTCGCCCCCGTGCTGGTGCGCCTGCTGGCCGCCGGGCTGGCTCGCCTGGTGGCGCCGGGCGGCGTGCTGGTGCTCTCCGGCATCCTCAACGAGCAGGAGCCGGAACTGCGCACCGCCCTCAGCGCGGCTGGCTTCGCCATCCTCGCCGAGCAGCGCAGCGGCGATTGGCTGGCCTTAGCGGCCAAGCACGTGTAG
- a CDS encoding YdcF family protein gives MFRRILRIVLIIALVLGIHSVGLTALRIRQYAHVDETQPAEVAVVLGAAAWRNRPSPVFAERINHAIELYNRGMVRAIIFTGGYGRNPQVADSEIAREYAIQRGIPASVIYVETNSTDTEENLIEAQKLMQSLGFTSGLLISDPLHMYRAQQLAAEHGLSLYSSPTPTSRYRSTVSRVVFTLRETYSIFLHWLEGAPS, from the coding sequence ATGTTCCGGCGCATTCTTCGCATCGTCCTCATCATTGCCCTCGTGCTTGGCATCCACTCTGTGGGTTTGACCGCCCTGCGCATTCGCCAATATGCCCATGTGGACGAGACCCAGCCCGCCGAAGTGGCCGTGGTGCTGGGCGCTGCCGCCTGGCGCAACCGCCCATCGCCGGTCTTCGCCGAACGTATCAACCACGCCATCGAGCTCTACAATCGCGGCATGGTGCGCGCCATCATCTTCACCGGCGGCTACGGCCGCAACCCGCAGGTGGCCGATTCCGAGATCGCCCGTGAATACGCCATCCAACGCGGCATCCCTGCCAGTGTCATCTATGTGGAAACCAACTCCACCGATACCGAAGAGAACCTGATCGAAGCCCAGAAGCTGATGCAATCGCTGGGCTTCACCAGCGGCCTGCTGATCAGTGACCCCCTGCACATGTACCGCGCCCAGCAGTTGGCCGCTGAGCACGGGCTGTCGCTCTACTCTTCGCCCACGCCCACCAGCCGCTATCGCTCCACAGTGTCCCGCGTGGTCTTCACCCTACGCGAGACGTACTCGATCTTCCTGCACTGGCTGGAGGGCGCGCCAAGCTGA
- the dnaJ gene encoding molecular chaperone DnaJ codes for MAAKRDYYETLGVPRNATAEELKSAFRRLARQYHPDVNKDPGAEEKFKELNEAYAVLSDDQKRAAYDRYGHAGMDGFGGMPDFTNIDLSDLFGEMFGFPFGGRRTRDRNAPARGADLQYNLTLDFEEAVFGVDKTIEFSRDEICHHCSGNRAEPGSKAHTCTTCGGAGEVRRARATLLGNMIQVTTCPDCRGSGELFDKACSVCNGVGLERKQVRREVKIPGGVDSGNQVRLNGEGQPGMNGGPQGDLYVALNVRNHKFFQRQENNILLDLDINIAQATLGAEVEVPTVDGPAVLSVPSGIQPGKVLRMRGKGVPHLRGAGRGDQLVMVNVAVPTKLSADQRQLFEQLAATMGTEVQPRESGFLDRLKDAFGG; via the coding sequence ATGGCCGCAAAACGCGACTACTACGAGACCCTCGGCGTTCCTCGCAACGCCACGGCGGAAGAGCTCAAGAGTGCCTTCCGCCGTTTGGCGCGCCAATACCACCCGGATGTGAACAAAGACCCGGGCGCCGAAGAGAAATTCAAAGAGCTCAACGAAGCCTACGCGGTGCTCTCGGATGACCAGAAGCGCGCCGCCTATGACCGCTACGGCCACGCCGGCATGGATGGCTTCGGCGGCATGCCTGATTTCACCAACATTGATCTCAGCGATCTCTTCGGCGAGATGTTCGGCTTCCCCTTCGGCGGCCGCCGCACGCGTGACCGCAATGCCCCCGCCCGCGGTGCCGACCTGCAATACAACCTGACCCTTGACTTCGAAGAAGCCGTCTTCGGTGTCGACAAGACCATTGAGTTCTCGCGTGACGAGATTTGCCATCACTGCAGCGGCAACCGCGCCGAGCCGGGCAGCAAGGCCCACACCTGCACCACCTGCGGTGGGGCCGGGGAGGTGCGCCGAGCGCGTGCCACCCTGTTGGGCAACATGATCCAGGTCACCACCTGCCCCGACTGCCGCGGCTCCGGTGAGCTGTTCGACAAGGCGTGCAGCGTGTGCAACGGCGTGGGCCTCGAGCGCAAACAGGTGCGCCGCGAGGTCAAGATCCCTGGCGGCGTGGACAGTGGCAACCAGGTGCGCCTCAACGGCGAAGGCCAGCCGGGTATGAACGGCGGCCCGCAGGGCGACCTGTATGTGGCGCTCAACGTGCGCAATCACAAATTCTTCCAGCGGCAGGAGAACAACATCCTGCTCGATCTGGATATCAACATTGCCCAGGCCACCCTCGGCGCCGAAGTGGAAGTGCCCACCGTTGACGGCCCGGCCGTGCTCAGCGTGCCCTCCGGCATCCAGCCCGGCAAGGTGCTGCGCATGCGCGGCAAGGGTGTGCCGCACCTGCGCGGTGCCGGTCGCGGCGACCAACTGGTCATGGTCAACGTCGCCGTGCCCACCAAGCTCAGCGCCGATCAGCGCCAGCTCTTCGAGCAGCTCGCTGCCACCATGGGCACCGAGGTCCAGCCGCGTGAAAGCGGCTTCCTCGACCGCCTAAAAGACGCCTTCGGCGGTTAA
- the dnaK gene encoding molecular chaperone DnaK yields the protein MAKIIGIDLGTTNSVGAVMEGGEPVVIPTAEGERIVPSVVAINKNGERLVGRPARNQAVVNPENTIYSIKRFMGRKFDDSETSKALEVVPYKIHQASNGGIEVEMADKRYTPPEVSAMILAKIKADAEAYLGEPVTQAVITVPAYFNDAQRNATKDAGKIAGLEVLRIINEPTASSLAYGLDKQKNEIIAVYDLGGGTFDISILDVGDGVFQVRSTSGDTFLGGDDFDQRIINWLADDFKSQNGIDLRQDRQSLQRLKEAAEKAKIELSSLQQTEINLPYITADAAGPKHLVTKLTRAKLEQLTEDLIERTLAPVRQALKDADLKPGEINEVVLVGGMTRMPAVQEAVKKLFGKEPHKGVNPDEVVAVGAAIQAGVLGGDVKDILLLDVTPLTLSIETLGGVATPLIERNTTIPTRKSQVFSTAADNQNQVEINVLQGERPMAVDNKSLGKFVLDGIPPAPRGVPQVEVTFDIDANGIINVTAADKATSRSQHITITASSGLSDDEVERMRKDAESHKAEDDKRKELVEAHNTADSAIYTAEKTLKDLGDKVPAASKQEIEDLVAKTREALGSEDVAAMKSATEALMERLQKLGAEAYQGGGAAPGGPEAGSGGDAGSGSAGSGPANGEDVVDGEFKEA from the coding sequence ATGGCAAAAATTATCGGTATTGACCTGGGCACCACCAACTCCGTTGGCGCTGTGATGGAAGGCGGCGAGCCGGTCGTCATCCCCACCGCCGAAGGTGAACGCATCGTTCCCTCCGTGGTGGCCATCAACAAGAACGGCGAGCGCCTCGTCGGCCGCCCGGCCCGCAACCAGGCCGTGGTGAACCCGGAGAACACCATCTACTCCATCAAGCGTTTCATGGGCCGCAAGTTTGATGACTCCGAGACCTCCAAAGCTTTGGAAGTTGTGCCCTACAAGATCCACCAGGCCAGCAACGGCGGCATCGAAGTCGAGATGGCTGACAAGCGCTATACGCCGCCCGAGGTCTCGGCCATGATCCTGGCCAAGATCAAGGCCGACGCCGAAGCCTACCTGGGCGAACCCGTGACCCAGGCCGTCATTACCGTGCCGGCCTACTTCAACGATGCCCAGCGCAACGCCACCAAGGACGCCGGCAAGATCGCCGGCCTGGAGGTGTTGCGCATCATCAACGAGCCCACCGCTTCTTCTCTGGCCTACGGTCTCGACAAGCAAAAGAATGAGATCATCGCCGTGTACGACCTCGGTGGTGGTACTTTTGATATCTCCATCCTCGATGTCGGCGATGGCGTCTTCCAGGTGCGTTCCACCAGCGGTGATACCTTCCTGGGCGGTGATGACTTTGACCAGCGCATCATTAACTGGCTGGCCGATGACTTCAAGTCCCAGAATGGCATTGACCTGCGCCAGGACCGCCAGTCTCTCCAGCGTCTGAAAGAAGCCGCCGAGAAGGCCAAGATCGAGCTTTCCTCGTTGCAACAAACCGAGATCAACCTGCCCTACATCACCGCCGATGCGGCTGGCCCCAAGCATCTGGTCACCAAGCTCACCCGCGCCAAGCTGGAGCAGCTCACCGAAGACCTGATCGAACGCACGCTGGCCCCGGTGCGCCAGGCCCTCAAGGACGCCGATCTCAAACCAGGCGAGATCAACGAAGTCGTATTGGTGGGCGGTATGACCCGCATGCCTGCCGTGCAGGAAGCCGTCAAGAAGCTGTTCGGCAAAGAGCCGCACAAGGGCGTCAATCCTGACGAAGTCGTCGCCGTAGGCGCCGCCATTCAGGCCGGCGTACTGGGCGGCGATGTCAAGGACATCCTGCTGCTCGACGTGACCCCGCTGACCCTGTCCATCGAGACGCTGGGCGGCGTAGCCACCCCGCTCATCGAGCGCAACACCACCATTCCCACCCGCAAGAGTCAGGTGTTCTCCACCGCCGCTGATAATCAGAACCAGGTGGAGATCAACGTGCTGCAGGGTGAGCGCCCTATGGCCGTAGACAACAAGTCGCTCGGCAAGTTCGTGCTCGACGGTATTCCGCCCGCCCCCCGCGGCGTGCCGCAGGTGGAAGTGACCTTTGATATCGATGCCAACGGCATCATCAATGTCACCGCCGCCGACAAGGCCACCAGCCGCAGCCAGCACATCACCATCACCGCCTCCTCCGGCCTCTCGGATGACGAGGTCGAGCGCATGCGCAAGGACGCCGAGTCCCACAAGGCCGAGGACGACAAGCGCAAGGAGCTGGTCGAAGCCCACAACACCGCCGACAGCGCGATCTACACCGCTGAGAAGACCCTCAAGGACCTAGGCGACAAAGTGCCCGCCGCCAGCAAGCAAGAGATCGAAGATCTCGTCGCCAAGACCCGTGAAGCCCTGGGCAGCGAAGATGTCGCCGCCATGAAATCCGCCACCGAAGCCCTGATGGAGCGCCTGCAGAAACTGGGCGCCGAAGCCTACCAGGGCGGCGGTGCTGCGCCCGGCGGCCCGGAAGCTGGCTCCGGCGGCGACGCCGGTTCCGGCAGCGCCGGTAGCGGCCCTGCCAACGGCGAAGACGTCGTGGACGGCGAGTTCAAAGAAGCGTAG
- a CDS encoding nucleotide exchange factor GrpE yields MMDETTQTPEEMQPAHGETAADLGLQQELAAAHAKAAENLEGWQRAQAEFANYKKRMARDQEQQEAEIRGRVIKRYLEIVDDLELALKNQPAGEDWPKGIELIYRKLLGFLDAEGVTRVDPLGQPFDANLHEAVVQEDNNEYESGTVTEVLRTGYSLGERVLRPAAVKVAK; encoded by the coding sequence ATGATGGACGAGACAACCCAAACACCTGAAGAGATGCAACCAGCCCATGGCGAGACCGCCGCGGACTTGGGCCTGCAGCAAGAGCTGGCCGCCGCACATGCCAAGGCCGCCGAGAACCTCGAAGGCTGGCAGCGCGCTCAGGCCGAGTTCGCCAACTACAAAAAGCGTATGGCGCGTGATCAGGAGCAGCAAGAGGCTGAGATCCGTGGCCGCGTCATCAAGCGCTACCTGGAAATTGTGGATGACCTGGAGCTGGCTCTCAAGAACCAGCCCGCCGGCGAAGACTGGCCCAAGGGTATCGAGCTGATCTATCGCAAGCTGCTCGGCTTCCTCGACGCCGAAGGCGTCACCCGGGTTGACCCGCTGGGTCAACCCTTCGACGCCAACCTGCACGAAGCGGTGGTGCAGGAAGATAACAACGAATACGAGAGCGGCACCGTGACCGAGGTGCTGCGCACTGGCTACAGCCTGGGCGAGCGTGTGCTGCGCCCGGCCGCCGTCAAAGTTGCAAAATAG